A genomic region of Colletes latitarsis isolate SP2378_abdomen chromosome 7, iyColLati1, whole genome shotgun sequence contains the following coding sequences:
- the LOC143343947 gene encoding calcium release-activated calcium channel protein 1, producing the protein MSNNNHGSVVDKDTTNRNSGHNHDEKATNEKYGRRNTFSAHKSTEEIPGKLNKYTQIDVSQFGLGTQRTRPTSIAYATKQAQTSDSSYSFYNSKSTLSPSHSELALSPRNRHNRYVALDMRSMSSLPFSSPYSNSHIPGSNVPYTCCCTCAGSQVPATPSSHHTEDQDGPEGLSWRRLHMSRAKLKATATTSELLSGFAMVAMVELQINEPTAVPEWLFVMFAVCTTVLVSVHIFALMISTYLLPNIEAISKLQVSRLVTESPHERMRGFIELAWAFSTVLGLFLFLVEVAILCWVKFWDYSFTAATASTIIVIPVLVVFIAFAVHFYHSLVVYKCESSVTDMNELESIKRNLDNVTMGQSSV; encoded by the exons ATGTCGAACAATAATCACGGATCGGTCGTCGATAAGGATACTACAAACAGGAACAGTGGTCATAATCATGATGAAAAAGCAACGAACGAGAAGTATGGGAGAAGGAATACCTTCTCCGCGCACAAAAGTACCGAGGAGATACCAGGAAAGTTAAATAAGTATACCCAAATTGATGTTAGTCAATTCGGTTTGGGTACTCAAAGGACGAGGCCGACTTCTATAGCTTACGCGACGAAACAGGCGCAGACAAGCGATTCTAGCTACTCCTTCTACAATTCAAAGAGCACGCTATCACCGTCTCACAGCGAATTAGCTTTATCGCCTAGAAACAGGCACAATCGTTATGTAGCCTTAGATATGAGATCAATGAGCAGTCTTCCGTTTTCGAGTCCCTATTCGAACAGTCATATACCGGGAAGCAACGTGCCGTACACATGCTGCTGTACGTGCGCTGGATCACAGGTACCAGCAACACCTTCCTCTCATCATACGGAGGATCAAGATGGTCCCGAAGGCCTCTCGTGGAGAAGACTACACATGAGCAGAGCTAAACTGAAAGCAACTGCAACAACATCAGAACTGTTAAGTGGATTTGCCATG GTGGCTATGGTAGAGTTACAAATAAACGAGCCAACTGCAGTACCAGAGTGGCTGTTTGTGATGTTCGCCGTTTGCACGACCGTTCTAGTATCAGTACATATCTTTGCTTTAATGATAAGCACGTATTTATTGCCTAATATTGAAGCCATCAGTAAACTTCAGGTATCACGGCTCGTAACAGAATCACCGCACGAAAGAATGCGTGGTTTTATAGAATTAGCTTGGGCATTTTCCACGGTGTTAGGACTGTTTCTCTTTTTAGTGGAAGTAGCTATACTGTGTTGGGTAAAGTTTTGGGATTACTCTTTTACAGCCGCGACTGCCAGTACCATCATAGTGATCCCCGTCCTCGTAGTATTCATAGCTTTTGCTGTTCACTTCTATCATTCGTTGGTAGTTTATAAGTGCGAATCCTCTGTGACTGATATGAACGAATTAGAGAGTATAAAAAGGAATTTAGATAACGTGACAATGGGGCAAAGCAGTGTATAA